One Triticum dicoccoides isolate Atlit2015 ecotype Zavitan chromosome 5B, WEW_v2.0, whole genome shotgun sequence genomic window carries:
- the LOC119306558 gene encoding uncharacterized protein LOC119306558, whose translation MKNSTLVAILVVLQAIMVIGILSHAADDNFPKCCDHCNSWSGYQFCDDVGPRCRDGCVNCHVVETSPVKTFRCGDGRPVLGGQGTPTPCPPPCKKH comes from the exons ATGAAGAACAGCACGCTTGTGGCGATCCTGGTCGTCCTCCAGGCCATCATGGTCATAGGAATCCTTTCACACGCCGCCGATG ACAATTTCCCCAAGTGCTGCGACCACTGCAACTCCTGGTCGGGGTACCAATTCTGTGACGACGTCGGCCCCAGGTGCCGCGACGGCTGCGTCAACTGCCACGTGGTGGAAACGAGCCCCGTGAAGACGTTCCGGTGTGGAGATGGACGCCCCGTCCTCGGCGGGCAAGGCACGCCCACGCCCTGCCCACCACCGTGCAAAAAGCATTGA